The DNA window AATCCTGCGAATAAAATATATTCTTGGTTTCATAATTGGCGGCCAGCGCGCCGGAAAAATGGATATTTGTCGTCACCCGATAGTTGATGCCGAGACGGTACTGGCGTCGAATGCGAAAATCATCGGTCTGGTGCACCGACGTCGATTGATACACGAAAGCAAAACTGGCGGCGAGAGAACGCGATACGGCGCCGCTGGTAGAAAAATGATATGTCCAGGTGTCGAACCGATTATGAGAATCAAACAGATTATTGCGGCTGAATCCGACATCATGGGACACGGTTAGGGCGTCCAGTAAATTCGCCTTTGTCAAGAAAAACAGGCTATTGCTCTCTTGTGTTTTCACCCGATTAATATAATTCGAGCGCGTCAGAGCCACAAATGAAAATTCCACCGTTTTTATCGGACTTACTTTGAGATTATAGGTAAGATTGGTACTCGTATTGCGCATATTCGTGGCCTTGAAATTCTCTGTTCCCCCCTGGAATCGAATATCCTGGGTCAGGGTGGCTTTCGGATTGTGCCGCAGCGCCAGATTATAAAAGAATTGGTTGCGGCTGTCCGAGAATTCTCCCTTTGGCTCCAGACGGTAGGAAATATCTGCCGATGAAGTCAATACTTTCGAGAGTACATAGGCGCTGCCCAGATTGATATTATGCGATGTTTGATGGATCTTTTCCTGAGACGACTCGCTGAATAAGTCCCAGGCCTCGATTTCGGTCACCAGCGCCAATGGCACATCGTTGGCGCCGTAATTTACCGCCTTTATATAACGGGCTTTCTGCTCCGTGAATTCGATCTCATATCGACCGAAACTGGTATTGAATACCGTAATAACATTCCCTTCAATCATGTCCCAGGTCAGATTATCACCGGAAATATAAACACTCCAGCCCAACCCGGAACCTGAGGGGCGATCGGTATAAATATACAGGGCGCTCACTGCCCGGGGAAATCCAAAATCAACTCCGATATTGCGGTCAAGCAGGGCCTTGCCGATATCAATCTCCGGCGTAACCGGAGAGGAGTTGTTACCATCCGCGAGCGTGGGAAGAGTATCCAGTTGGCCCAGATCAGGAGTCGGGTCGTAGGCATACAGGGCCGCCACAAAGGGAATTGGCCGCAGCACCGCGGCGGTGGGCGGCCGGCTCGTCTCCTGAGACCGATATATGAAATTATACGAGGAATTGAGCTTAAGATGCTTGCCTATCGCTATACTTGTTTGATTCCAGCGGAATTGATGCTGCCGGTTGATAATTTTGAGACCGGTGACAAGATCGTTATTCTTATTGCGCCCCATGCTGTAATAAAAATCCCGGTTCTTCCAGGAATAGCTTAATGCCGCCTGCCAGAGTCTCCGACGCGTATTCCGGGCATTGCCGCCGGTTGGGGTCTCATCAGTAGTACCCTCGATGACCGTATTTACCTCACTAAAAGAATGATCCCATTGATAACGGAATTTTAGAACCGGATATGATACGGCCCGGGTCGCAAATGCGACCGATGAATTATTTTGAATCAGATTCGTGGTGGCGTCGTTGCTGGTGGATTTTTGATGGATCAGATTTCCGTTGATCGTATAAACCGGATGATTCCAGAACAATTCTCCCTGAGGCTGAAACTCCCGGCGCCACATATGTGTCCCTTGTATTTCATCCACGCCAATATTGTAATAGTGCAAGGAGGCGCGAGTGCCCAGGTATGAAATCAGGTTCTTTGACCAATTGACCGTATAATCCTGCCCAAGCGATTTTGTCCTGCCGTCCGAAGAATTCAATTGCAACCCCGAAATCTGAGCGTTGCCGTGCAAATTATTTGACAGAAGAGCGCCCGCTGGAATAGCGCCCCCAAAGAAAAGGAGGCTTAGAGCTATCAACGCCGTTTCAAAATGTGTCATTCGGCTATGCCGACTTCTGTATCTCTGCATATTCTCCTGCGGCCGAGAAATCATTAATTTGACGCGGCGGCTCGATACCGGCTTTTCCATCTTTTGTCAGCGGAGAACATATCAAATTGAAGAGGAAAACCGTATTTATCCATTTTATCGTGCCTTAATATATCTTTCCTGCGACATGACATCCAGTATTATCTCTTCAAACTCACAATTTACTTTCATGCCTGTCATCAAAACGCCCGGGTATCAAACCCGGGCGTCTTGAATCTCATTATTCTAATGACTCAATGTGCCGTCAGAGTGAGGACATTAGAATCAATATTTCATTAAAATGTCAGCGCGTCACCAACATCCTTGTTGTGGCATTTGTTGCAAAGCGAACGCTGTTTCACTCCGGCCATCGTATATGGGCTTGGAATGGCATAGGTGCCGGATCTCACACCGTCCGCATCAAGCGTGCCGACAATGAAATCCCAGCGACCGGCATCGGGAGCCGAGGAAGCGTGGGCGCGATGGCAGGTCAGGCACATTACCTGGCTGGAAGCGGTCGGGCCGGTCGTCGAAGTAGTGTCCATGGTCGGATCTTCAAACGGTACCAGTTCCAGGAAAGCAGTTGCCTGAACACCACCGGTCTGGTCGCCGGTACCATTATAACGATTGTATGTACCGGCGATGGTACCACCCAGCGTCATTCCGGAAGGGTGAATCAGCTTGGTGTTATTGTTGTGGAAATCGCCGTGGCAGTTGCCGCACCAGGCGCTCATGCCGCTATGATAGGCGGTGTGTTTGACATTGGAGACGGTGTCATCATATGACACCCCCTCCGCAAGCGGGGCGGCATTCGTGAATGTGAACAGGCCATCCTGGATAGAGCCGATGCCATAAAGCATACGGAAATTGGTGTTACCATGCGGGTCATGGCAACTGGAGCATCCGAGGTCCGAAGACGGGAAGGCGATCGCGCCGTGGCCCGGAGCATCCAGAACCGTTCCATCAGCGGCAAGAGCATAACCGGGAGCCACAATGTTGTGGCCGGCGGTTCTGCCGGGGTAACTGCCGCTGCGCCCATCATTAAGATTGGCAGCCGTCAAGAAGATGAAACTGCCGGCCGCAGTCTGCGGCGGCGGATTCAGCGGAGTGCCGGTGAATTCGTTGCCGTGGGTGACAGCATGACATGACAGACAGACGTCACTCGGGGTGGCGTCTTTCAGCAGCCACGGATTGCCGTTGGGGCTGTTGGCATCAACCAGAGCATTATTCTGGCTGTTGTGCATGGTATGGCAACCACTACACCGGGCAACACCCTCGTCGTGGAATGCATAGGCGGTGCCGCCGAGCACAAACAACACTCCGGCTGCAAGCAGTAGGAGCTTACGCATGAAAAATACCTCCAAAATGTTGATAGTTGTTTATGGCCGCAAAGGTTGTCTTCCGCGACCTATTATCCAGTATCTGCCCGGTCTGGTTGTCAGAACCGTTCAGCGACTTTTCTTGTATATTGTTGTCATTAATAATCTTAGTTTGACGCTCGCGAATACGCTCCGGCATCCGGCAGACCTGAATCTTATTATTGAAAATCTGACCAATATATATCAGACCATTGCCGTCAACCGCCAGCCAGGTGGGATGATAAAACCATCCCGGACTGACTCCTTTGCCCCCAAACTCACCCAGGAATTGGCCATCGCCGGTATAGCAGGATACGTTGTAGCGATGTTTATCAAGAACCAGAACCGTCCTATCGGGAGCGACGGCCACCGCCACGGGGAAATTCAATTCGCCCGCCTGAGTGCCAAAATAACCGATCTCCCGAATCTTATTCCCCTCCAGATCCAGACAATAGACCGTCCCGATGGAACTGACCGGAAGGTAAATGGTGTCGCTGCTGATCGCCATAGCTCCATAAGAAACGTCGCGCAGAAGATTCCCTGTCAGGTCGGAAGTCGCCGGGAATTCCTTATCTATCAGGCCATTATCTGAAAATCTCAGAATTCGCTTGCCACGCCCATCAGTTACATATAGTCTCTGCCGGCTGTCAAAAGCAATCGCCCCTATTTTGGCATTGGCGATTAAGGAATCGGAGGTGAACTGGCGTAAAAAAATGCCATTATAGTCATACTCAAATATGCCCTGTCCCGAGTTGTTTGTCCCCAGCACAAAAACATGACCGGCGGAGTCGACCGCTATATCTGTCGGCGCCCCACACTGTTCTGATGTTGAAAACTCGAATTTATACAGCCCATCCTGATTCATTATCACAATTCTGTCATTACCGGCGTCCGCCAAATAGATTTCGCTGACTCTATTATCCGCCAATATCCTGGACGGACGCAAAAAGTGATTTACTGCCCCCGGAAGCTTCAACTCGCGAACAAGGTCGGCCGGGACCGAAATCAATTCCTGCGATGAAAGATAGGACGGAGTGAAAATGCCAAATATCATCAGAAAATATGCAATTATGACCATTCCGAAACATCGACGCCCACGAGAGAACAGGGTACCCGTGTGAAAATTTTCACAAGAATTGATACGCGATGAAGGCAAGTGAACATTTTCACAAACTTCCGTGTGCGAAAAAAGCGCGTGAACTATTTCACAAGTATTCATATTCAAAGCTAATTCCGTTATCACTCATCTATTCTACGCAAGTAATCAGGACAGTAAAGGTATTTTCTCTCATGTTTTGCTCCAAATCTAATATAAAACAGGAGAATGTCAAGTGAATTTATCCTGATTTCATGCATTTTTTTTGAAGCCCCATATGTTTGGGGGAATTATAACATTAACAATGGGTTAGAGAACATTATCATTTATAGGTTTCGTGTCAATGGCACTAATTTATTCGCGAATCTAAATAATGCCAGACTTTATTACTCATGATTGGCAATTCAATTGTGGGCAAAAATGGTCGAAATTGTTGTTATTTAATATGATAGCCTGAATGTCATGGAATCCTGATTATATTCCTCGCCCGGCTGGCAAATTATAAGGAAAATGATACCACCCTGAATCAGGATCGGGGTATGGATAGCATGGCAAAAAACATCATCCCCATGCAGAATTGTCCAATTATTCAGCTTCGTTTGCCCCCAATGGCATAATTTGCTCTCTATTCCAATATAGCCCGGCTGAGTTCCACGGTACCCCGAAATGCCTGCAATGAAAAGGCCCAATGATTACTGGAACCATTGGGCCAAACAGCTAAGAAAGAGATATTGGGAAGATTCCTGCCGGTCCTAAACCTTACCTTGGCGTCGGCGGGGCCGGACGCGGCGGCAATTTTCTGGGCTCTTCCTTGATCTTTTTCTGCAAATATTCAATAGCCCTATCCAACTGGTCATCATGCCCTTGTATTAGGCGTCCGGGAAGATTATCCACCTCCATATCCGGCTGAACGCCAACATTTTCCATCACCCACTCGCCCTTCATATTGTAAATCGTCCCCTCCGGCACCGTGAAATACCCACCATCGAGGAGCGGCGGAAATCCCCCGATGCCGACTACACCGCCCCAGGTGCGCTTCCCCAGAAGTGGGCCAAGTTTGTTTTCGCGGAAGAAATAGGAGAAATAATCGCCGTCGGAACAGGAAAATTCATTACACATGGTGATCATATGGGCATTAAGACCGGTGGGCACCACCACCGTATCCCGGCCGACTCCCATCGCCTGCACCGGCTGCCTAAGTCTCTGCATGATAAGATCGGAGACAAAACCGCCACCGTTATATCTGACATCAATAATCAACCCCTCTTTGCGGGTCTGATGATAGAACATTTTCATGAAGCGGACCAGGCCATAACTACCCATATCCGGTATCTGAATATAACCGATTTTACCCCCTGAAACCATATCGACATACTGCCGATTCTTATCTACCCAGTTATAGTACCGCAGAGCTTCCTCGGAGGCAATCGGTTTGACTGTCACCTCGCGTGAACTCTCCATAGAAGGTCGGCTATTGATTGTCAAGGTGACAGTTTTGCCCACTGTATTGACCGTGAGCAGATATGGGTCAATCTCACCGGTCACCTGATGCCCGTCAATGGCCAAAAGATAGTCGCCCGGTTTAACTTCTATGCCGGGTTCGGTCAAAGGCGAACGAAGTTCATTGTCCCAGTTCTCACCCTTGAGAATTTTCGCAATCCGAATTCGATTGCTTGCCTTATCAAGTTCAAAATCAGCCCCCAGAAGGCCGGTATTGCTGGGATTGATAGGGGGCATATCACCGCCCCCAACATAAGTATGAGAACAGCAGAGTTCGCCAAGCATCTCGCCCAATATATAGGTGAAATCGAACCGGTTGATAACATAGGGGAGAAGGACTTCATATTTATCATGAATCTTCTTCCAGTTGACCCCATGCATATTGGGATCGTAGAAGAAATCTCTCTCCATCCGCCAGGTTTCATCGTACATCTGACGGTACTCGACCATATGATCCACCAGCATTTCCATCCGGGATAGATCCAGCCGGTTATCCTCAAGTTCGGCCTTCTTGCCACCCGTTTCGGCTATGAAATAATCATTCCCCTTCTTAAGGAGAGTCTTTTTTCCGTCCGGGACCAGAGCATAGTCGGTGACACCGCCGGCAAATTCATAATCTTTTCTGTCTTCAAGGATATATTTGTGCAGAACCTCATCCTCTTTGCCGACTTTTCCCATCAGTCCGCGCATCGGTCGGCTGATATAGAAAACCGCACCCTGCATAGCGGCGAGACCGTAATATTCGCCTGCCGGGAGATCAAAGGCTACCTCGCGGTCATATATGCCGTCAAAATCGATTTTAACGTCGACCGGCTTCTTCTCTTCTCCTTTGCCTTCTTTTTCTCCCCCCTTGGCGCTGTCGGCTTTCCCTTCTTTCTTATCCATTACAGTGACTTCATCACTCTTCGGCGCAAAGGGAGAGGGGCCGGTCGCAGAAAGGACAATCAGATAGAGATTCGTAATGGCATTGTTAACCGACGAGAATTCATAGGTGCTTAAGATCGGGTTGAAATTTCTTTCCGAAAGAAAATAGAGATATTTGCCGTCGGGATCGAAAGCGGGCGAATAATCATCGGTGTATCCGGGGGTCACCTGATGTATCGAGCCGTCGGCGAAAGAATAAATATATATCGCTCTGATATCGTTCTGACCTGCTTTAACATAAGCCAGATACTTGCTGTCCGGCGACCATGAGAAGCCGCGCACATCGCTCCGTGGCGAGAAATCTATCTTGGCCTGCTTCTTGGTGGCGATATCGATGTAGTACACATTCTTATCTCTATCCGAAAAAACCAGCTTCTTGCTGTCGGGCGACCATTGTGGTTCGAACTTACGGCAGTGACCGTCGGTGGTCAGCCGAATTTTCTCTTTGCCGTCCTGCGACACCAGATAGAGTTCCTCCTCGCCGGTGCTGTCGGAATTAAAGGCGAGCCACTTGCCGTCGGGCGACCAGCGCGGGACAACCTCCTTGGAGCCGGTCAGATTGGTCAGGTTACGCGTGTTACCTTCCTTGGCCGGCACGGTGAATATATCGCCGCGCCCCGAGAAAACTGCCCGTTTACCGTCTGGGGAGATATCGAAATCATATAACCGGTCAAAGGCTTTCACTATCTCGGGACGAACCGTATGCCGGTCGGTGATCAGACTGACCGCAACTTTGCTCACCTGTTCCGAAGGCAGTTCCAGTAGATAAACATATCCGGCATTTTCAAAAGCGATGGCATCGGCGCCAAGACTCGGCCAGCGAACATCAAAGTCGGTAAAATTGGTCACCTGATGAATCTGCCTGGTTTTGGTGTCATAACAGAAAAGATTGAGCGTCCCGGCGCTGTCCGGTTTTGAGGTGCGATCGGAGTTGAAATAAATTTTATCGCCGTACCACATCGGAATATTGTCGGTGCCGACCCAGTCGGTGATTTTCTCAGAACTGAAATCTTTCAGGTCGAATATCCAGACATCCTGCGCCATGCCCCCTTTGTATCGTTTCCAGGTGCGAAAATCGCGGGAAATAGGGCAATAGGCGACCTTCTTGCCATCCGGCGAAAAACTGGTAAATCCCGCCGAAACCATCGGCAACGGCTCGGATAGCCCACCCTTTACATCCACCAGATAGGCCCGCCCCTCCCACCAACTCATCGCTTCCTTGCGCGAGCGATAAAGAACTTTCTTGCCGTCGTTAGACCACCCCAGCGTCATATTCTCCGGGCCAAACCGCTCGGCCGTATGCGCAATACCGGGGTGAAAAGTCAGTTGTTTCGGCTCGCCGCCGACAGTCGGCATGACATAAATCGACATCTCGCCGTCGTATTGCCCGCTGAATGCAATCATGCTGCCGTCAGGGGAGAAGCGCGGGAACAGCTCCAATCCCTCGTGGCTGGTCAAGCGCGCCGCCTGCCCGCCGGCACGCGGGGCGGTGTAGATATCGCCGCCATAAGAGAAAACGATCTTGTCTTTGGAGACATTCGGGAAACGCAGCAGCCGCGCCTCACCCGAATTTGCCGCCGGCTGGGCTGGGGCAACATTGCTCAATAGGAATAAACCGAGCAACGCCGTTAGCATCAGTTTTTTCATAGAGACTCCGGAATATTATGTGATAAGAAATTCAGCATCTTTCCCAGAAAAGTTCATGGCCTTATATACGTCACTGCTCTAAAATCAGTTTCTTTTCTTTATAGCTTGGTGAATTTATGCTAAAATGCCGGTTTAGGCAAGGACAACAATTTGGGCTGGCGGATGACCCCTGATATTATTTTCCGTAGGGGTGGCCTGCATGTTGACCCCGTTTTACTCCGCCAAATAAATCCATAAATGTCTCGCCCAAGAATCGTATATTTTCCAAAAAAGGAGAAATCTATGCCCAGAGTTGTACACTTTGAAATTCATGCCGATAACCCCGAAAGGGCGGCAAAATTCTATACCGATTCCTTCGGCTGGAAAATCCAGAAATGGAACGGGCCGGTCGAGTACTGGATGGTTATGACCGGCGAGCCGGGCAAGCCGGGGATCAACGGCGGTTTGATGCGCCGCCACGGCACTGTCACCGGCGATTCCGTGATAGCCTTTGTCTGCACCCTCGATGTTCCCTCGGTGGATGATTATGTCAAAAAAGTAATTGCCGCCGGAGGGACGATCGTGATGCCGAAATCGGCGGTGCCGGGTATCGGCTGGATGGCCTACGGCAAGGATACCGAGGGGAACATCTTTGGTCTGATGCAGGAAGACCCCAACGCCCGTTAGTCAGAGATTTTACTTCTCGTATGGATCGACCGACAGGGGCTGTCCGGTAAGTACTGTGATTGGCGGATTCTCAAACCCGCCATCGGCGGAAGTGTGACCCGTCACATATTGCATCTATCCTATCTTAAATGCGCCAGCCCTCTAATTATAAAAAGCAATTCCTTCTGATCCTGAGAAGCACTGCACGCCGTCGAAAAGAAAAGACTTATCTGTTTATATTTGGTTTAACTTCCAGCGCCGTCTTATAAAGGCATAGCGGAAACGAAGCTTTGATATCGCCGGTATGGGCCAGCGTCGCCCCCCGGCAGGCTCCGCGGCAGTTAGTAAAATTGTCG is part of the Candidatus Zixiibacteriota bacterium genome and encodes:
- a CDS encoding PDZ domain-containing protein; amino-acid sequence: MKKLMLTALLGLFLLSNVAPAQPAANSGEARLLRFPNVSKDKIVFSYGGDIYTAPRAGGQAARLTSHEGLELFPRFSPDGSMIAFSGQYDGEMSIYVMPTVGGEPKQLTFHPGIAHTAERFGPENMTLGWSNDGKKVLYRSRKEAMSWWEGRAYLVDVKGGLSEPLPMVSAGFTSFSPDGKKVAYCPISRDFRTWKRYKGGMAQDVWIFDLKDFSSEKITDWVGTDNIPMWYGDKIYFNSDRTSKPDSAGTLNLFCYDTKTRQIHQVTNFTDFDVRWPSLGADAIAFENAGYVYLLELPSEQVSKVAVSLITDRHTVRPEIVKAFDRLYDFDISPDGKRAVFSGRGDIFTVPAKEGNTRNLTNLTGSKEVVPRWSPDGKWLAFNSDSTGEEELYLVSQDGKEKIRLTTDGHCRKFEPQWSPDSKKLVFSDRDKNVYYIDIATKKQAKIDFSPRSDVRGFSWSPDSKYLAYVKAGQNDIRAIYIYSFADGSIHQVTPGYTDDYSPAFDPDGKYLYFLSERNFNPILSTYEFSSVNNAITNLYLIVLSATGPSPFAPKSDEVTVMDKKEGKADSAKGGEKEGKGEEKKPVDVKIDFDGIYDREVAFDLPAGEYYGLAAMQGAVFYISRPMRGLMGKVGKEDEVLHKYILEDRKDYEFAGGVTDYALVPDGKKTLLKKGNDYFIAETGGKKAELEDNRLDLSRMEMLVDHMVEYRQMYDETWRMERDFFYDPNMHGVNWKKIHDKYEVLLPYVINRFDFTYILGEMLGELCCSHTYVGGGDMPPINPSNTGLLGADFELDKASNRIRIAKILKGENWDNELRSPLTEPGIEVKPGDYLLAIDGHQVTGEIDPYLLTVNTVGKTVTLTINSRPSMESSREVTVKPIASEEALRYYNWVDKNRQYVDMVSGGKIGYIQIPDMGSYGLVRFMKMFYHQTRKEGLIIDVRYNGGGFVSDLIMQRLRQPVQAMGVGRDTVVVPTGLNAHMITMCNEFSCSDGDYFSYFFRENKLGPLLGKRTWGGVVGIGGFPPLLDGGYFTVPEGTIYNMKGEWVMENVGVQPDMEVDNLPGRLIQGHDDQLDRAIEYLQKKIKEEPRKLPPRPAPPTPR
- a CDS encoding NHL repeat-containing protein; this translates as MVIIAYFLMIFGIFTPSYLSSQELISVPADLVRELKLPGAVNHFLRPSRILADNRVSEIYLADAGNDRIVIMNQDGLYKFEFSTSEQCGAPTDIAVDSAGHVFVLGTNNSGQGIFEYDYNGIFLRQFTSDSLIANAKIGAIAFDSRQRLYVTDGRGKRILRFSDNGLIDKEFPATSDLTGNLLRDVSYGAMAISSDTIYLPVSSIGTVYCLDLEGNKIREIGYFGTQAGELNFPVAVAVAPDRTVLVLDKHRYNVSCYTGDGQFLGEFGGKGVSPGWFYHPTWLAVDGNGLIYIGQIFNNKIQVCRMPERIRERQTKIINDNNIQEKSLNGSDNQTGQILDNRSRKTTFAAINNYQHFGGIFHA
- a CDS encoding VOC family protein, translating into MPRVVHFEIHADNPERAAKFYTDSFGWKIQKWNGPVEYWMVMTGEPGKPGINGGLMRRHGTVTGDSVIAFVCTLDVPSVDDYVKKVIAAGGTIVMPKSAVPGIGWMAYGKDTEGNIFGLMQEDPNAR